One genomic region from Melioribacteraceae bacterium encodes:
- a CDS encoding cellulase family glycosylhydrolase produces MIRIKILILFFFTSLILLSQNDNQTDVYVDKSGIMRWNGSNKEVSLFGVNYTTPFAYSFRAHKKLGVSLKSAIDLDIQQMVRLGFNAFRVHVWDREISDHDGNLLLNEHLDLFDYLISELAKRDIKTIITPIAWWGTGWPEPDGDAPGFSQLYPKLQLVTNQNARAAQKNYIKQFMDHVNPYTKNSYKNEPSIIAMEIINEPFHPENANEVTEYINGMINVIRDNGYTKPVFYNISENWSDEQAQAVLDADVQGITFQWYPTGLVHNKSLQGHYLLNVNKYLIPAGNLKGFNNKSKMVYEFDAADIPGSFMYPAMARSFREAGMQFATMFSYDPVQIAWSNTEYPTHFVNLLYTPSKAIGLLLASKVFQLLPREKSYGDFPENNRFGDFRISYKDDLCELNSDSLFIYTNNTLTAPKNTKTLTQVAGVGSSPVVNYDGTGAYFLDKIDNGTWRLEINPDVLWLHDPFQSVSIDKQSARLFWNERRIEIKLPDLGSKFGVVSLSDNEFETEARNNSFTIKPGIYLLSKENREDSRIKADLSLPGFYSGLFQPRNHSYQVYIVNKSSENMPVSEPVKFSFEIASDKRIINASLFVKKSGWSGFANFPLSKKKGFTYLLADSLKTLEEGFWEYCVAIETDKGIITFPGGIEKSPNTWDFYSGDLWKVSVLPAGIPFAVLDVNRDKKDFVLPPFTKGMTYRSDFSSRAYSLSESFAVNIKYYRNNEVPFALQHSVSGLIGQLGSSVNLYSRLVVKGRGLDAGETDLIIGLLTVDGKSFRSQIKLKNEWTDIEISIAQFDKGDLLIMPFAYPRFLPKFWPGTNKPGEKIVLKDLNFIQLIAPGSAGSNETSFEIESIILK; encoded by the coding sequence ATGATTAGAATAAAAATTCTAATACTCTTCTTTTTTACCTCACTTATACTTCTCAGTCAAAATGACAATCAAACTGATGTATATGTGGATAAGTCAGGTATAATGCGGTGGAATGGATCGAACAAAGAGGTCTCGCTCTTCGGTGTCAATTACACAACACCATTTGCGTATTCCTTCAGGGCGCACAAAAAACTTGGCGTCTCTCTTAAATCCGCAATTGATCTGGATATTCAGCAGATGGTCCGGCTCGGATTTAATGCATTCAGGGTTCATGTGTGGGACAGGGAAATATCCGACCATGACGGAAACCTGTTATTAAATGAGCATCTCGACCTGTTCGATTACCTTATTTCGGAACTTGCGAAGCGGGATATTAAAACTATCATTACACCTATCGCGTGGTGGGGAACCGGATGGCCGGAACCGGATGGGGACGCGCCGGGATTTTCTCAGCTATACCCAAAACTTCAGCTAGTAACAAATCAGAATGCGCGTGCCGCCCAGAAAAATTATATTAAACAATTTATGGATCATGTTAATCCCTATACAAAAAATTCCTATAAGAATGAACCCTCAATAATCGCGATGGAAATTATTAACGAACCGTTTCATCCGGAAAATGCAAATGAGGTTACAGAATACATCAACGGGATGATAAATGTAATTCGGGATAACGGCTATACGAAACCTGTATTTTATAATATCAGTGAGAACTGGAGCGACGAACAGGCGCAGGCTGTTCTTGATGCTGATGTTCAGGGGATTACTTTTCAGTGGTATCCGACCGGATTGGTTCATAACAAATCACTTCAGGGTCATTATCTGTTAAACGTAAATAAGTACCTTATTCCCGCGGGGAATTTGAAGGGATTTAATAATAAATCGAAGATGGTTTATGAATTTGATGCTGCCGATATTCCCGGTTCTTTTATGTATCCCGCGATGGCAAGGAGTTTCCGCGAAGCAGGTATGCAGTTCGCCACGATGTTCAGCTACGATCCGGTTCAGATTGCATGGAGTAATACCGAGTATCCCACCCATTTCGTAAATCTCCTCTACACTCCTTCAAAAGCAATTGGGCTCTTGCTGGCTTCAAAAGTATTTCAGCTTTTGCCGCGTGAAAAATCTTACGGGGATTTCCCGGAGAATAACCGTTTCGGAGATTTCCGGATTAGTTACAAAGACGACCTCTGCGAATTGAATAGTGATTCACTCTTTATTTATACGAATAATACTTTAACTGCTCCGAAGAATACTAAAACTCTTACGCAGGTTGCCGGAGTCGGTTCTTCGCCGGTTGTTAATTATGATGGAACCGGTGCCTATTTTCTTGATAAGATTGATAACGGTACATGGCGGCTCGAAATTAATCCGGACGTTCTCTGGCTCCATGATCCTTTTCAATCTGTAAGTATCGATAAACAGTCAGCCAGATTATTCTGGAATGAAAGAAGAATTGAAATTAAACTTCCGGATCTTGGTTCTAAATTCGGAGTCGTTTCACTTTCGGATAATGAGTTTGAAACGGAGGCGCGGAATAATTCATTTACGATTAAACCCGGTATATATTTACTTTCAAAAGAGAATAGGGAAGACAGCAGAATCAAAGCTGACTTATCATTACCCGGATTCTATTCTGGTCTTTTTCAGCCCCGGAATCATTCATATCAGGTTTATATTGTAAATAAAAGTAGTGAAAATATGCCCGTCAGCGAACCGGTTAAGTTCAGTTTTGAAATTGCTTCGGATAAAAGAATTATCAACGCATCTCTTTTTGTTAAAAAGTCGGGCTGGAGCGGTTTCGCAAATTTTCCGCTTTCAAAAAAGAAAGGATTTACTTATCTGCTCGCCGACTCACTCAAAACTCTTGAAGAAGGTTTCTGGGAGTATTGTGTTGCAATTGAGACCGATAAAGGAATAATTACATTTCCAGGAGGAATAGAGAAGTCCCCTAATACCTGGGATTTTTATTCAGGTGATTTGTGGAAAGTAAGCGTACTGCCTGCCGGTATTCCTTTTGCCGTTCTCGATGTTAACCGCGATAAGAAGGATTTTGTCCTGCCCCCATTCACAAAAGGAATGACGTATAGATCGGATTTTAGCTCAAGAGCTTACAGCCTGTCTGAATCGTTTGCTGTGAATATAAAATATTATCGGAATAATGAAGTCCCGTTTGCGCTTCAGCATTCGGTTTCCGGATTGATCGGACAGCTTGGTAGTTCGGTTAATCTGTATTCCAGACTTGTTGTGAAAGGGAGGGGACTTGATGCAGGCGAAACTGATTTAATTATCGGATTATTGACCGTGGACGGAAAAAGTTTCAGGTCTCAAATAAAATTGAAAAATGAATGGACTGATATTGAAATTTCAATTGCACAATTCGATAAAGGTGACCTGCTGATAATGCCGTTTGCATATCCCAGATTTTTACCCAAATTCTGGCCCGGAACTAATAAACCCGGTGAAAAGATAGTACTGAAGGATTTGAACTTCATTCAATTGATCGCTCCCGGATCCGCAGGCAGTAATGAAACAAGTTTTGAAATTGAATCGATAATTCTGAAATAG
- a CDS encoding glycosyl hydrolase 53 family protein, which produces MLKKISLILILFSFPVTAQEYIRGADLSSVPQIEDLGGKYKLKGEVKDVLDIFKESGANYVRLRLWHTPDNQYNGLSRTITYAKRIKEKGLKFLLNFHYSDTWADPGNQTKPEAWENLTFDQLKDSVYEYTKRVMNLLAAQNALPDMVQIGNEISGGMLWPDGKLYNVPDFNGQKIKFGQLLKEGIRAVRETAGSNTVRTMIHIPLLNGNSGNVTYFYDLIAAQNVEYDIIGLSYYPWWHGNLTDLKSTLNTVASRYNKEIIIVETAYPWSTGYQNDGKTNLVGPGTTLIPNYSATPAGQKNFLLKLSEIIKETNNNKGMGFFYWEPADISVPGRGSVWENVATFGFTNSNREAEALQSLDAFMDLSNSITEDYYTVPGHFFLHQNYPNPFNPETTINYSIPDESNVSIIVYDLIGREIVRLVDEVKSPGSYTIRFSAIDSGLSSGLYFYRLNTGNFSSARKMIYLK; this is translated from the coding sequence GTGCTAAAGAAAATAAGTCTGATATTAATCCTATTCTCTTTTCCGGTTACTGCGCAGGAATATATACGCGGAGCTGATCTATCCTCCGTTCCGCAAATAGAGGATCTGGGCGGTAAGTATAAATTGAAAGGGGAAGTAAAAGACGTACTCGATATCTTCAAAGAGAGCGGCGCTAATTATGTCCGGCTCCGTCTCTGGCATACTCCTGATAATCAGTATAACGGATTGTCCCGTACTATTACCTACGCAAAACGGATAAAGGAGAAAGGACTAAAATTCCTTCTCAATTTTCATTATTCCGATACGTGGGCTGATCCAGGAAATCAAACGAAACCGGAAGCATGGGAGAATCTTACTTTTGATCAGCTGAAAGATAGCGTTTATGAATATACTAAGCGGGTCATGAATCTTTTAGCCGCTCAGAATGCACTGCCCGATATGGTCCAGATCGGAAACGAAATTTCGGGCGGTATGCTCTGGCCCGACGGAAAGTTATATAATGTACCGGACTTCAACGGACAGAAAATAAAATTCGGTCAGCTGCTTAAAGAGGGGATCCGTGCTGTCCGCGAAACCGCGGGATCAAATACTGTTAGAACAATGATTCACATACCGTTACTTAACGGAAATTCCGGTAACGTTACATATTTTTATGACCTTATCGCGGCACAGAACGTTGAATATGATATTATCGGACTCTCATATTATCCATGGTGGCATGGGAATTTAACAGATCTCAAATCAACTTTGAATACAGTGGCTTCCCGTTACAATAAGGAGATCATAATTGTTGAAACTGCCTATCCCTGGTCAACCGGATATCAAAATGACGGCAAAACTAATCTAGTCGGCCCGGGGACAACATTAATCCCGAATTATTCTGCAACTCCGGCAGGACAGAAAAATTTCCTGCTGAAACTTTCGGAGATTATTAAGGAAACTAACAATAACAAAGGAATGGGATTTTTTTATTGGGAACCGGCAGATATATCAGTTCCGGGCCGGGGTTCTGTATGGGAAAATGTTGCGACTTTTGGCTTTACCAACTCAAACCGTGAAGCTGAAGCGCTTCAATCTTTGGATGCGTTTATGGATCTGAGTAATTCAATCACTGAGGACTATTACACGGTACCCGGACACTTCTTTTTACATCAGAATTATCCAAATCCTTTTAATCCTGAAACTACAATTAACTATAGTATTCCGGATGAGTCGAATGTCTCAATTATTGTTTATGATCTTATCGGAAGGGAAATTGTTAGACTCGTTGACGAAGTTAAAAGTCCGGGTTCCTATACAATCCGATTTTCAGCAATCGATTCCGGGTTATCAAGCGGTCTCTATTTTTACAGGTTGAACACAGGTAATTTTTCATCAGCCCGTAAAATGATCTATTTAAAATAA
- a CDS encoding DUF4249 family protein, with protein sequence MKNLFLTILLVPLLFWSCEENVSPKAPLPDDYVVNIIIRGDSGIQTATVTKVYDVEGFNPGDLKTDPSVAGAKIYLKYSGANTEYLFRDTTDNNLINKRFGTPAKYYYLKNFPMLSGNEVEVKAVMPDGKVVTSKTRIPEAVSFTFDGTTPFIPGPLIGRDTVNISVAWNNSPTELVKMGKVKLVYFYKETDGSKTRYEKEVPLEINVSGNDTLKNYFLSNFNNDIKFSRALLKKTLEEISIGNTAKGRYSIAPLEVEVFVMDEYLTRYYSAGLLYDYGFTIRNLPTQISNMSGGLGFLGSYSYSKITIRFEDQYLLNNFGYLREK encoded by the coding sequence ATGAAAAATCTATTTTTGACGATATTGCTCGTTCCGCTTCTCTTCTGGTCGTGCGAAGAAAATGTCTCTCCAAAAGCTCCGCTGCCGGATGATTACGTTGTTAATATAATTATAAGAGGTGACTCAGGTATTCAAACTGCCACGGTTACTAAAGTGTATGATGTGGAAGGATTTAATCCCGGTGACCTCAAAACCGATCCGTCCGTTGCCGGCGCAAAAATATATTTGAAATATTCAGGCGCTAATACCGAGTATCTTTTCAGGGATACTACCGATAACAATCTGATTAATAAGAGATTCGGTACACCGGCGAAATATTATTATTTAAAAAATTTCCCCATGCTGAGCGGCAATGAAGTTGAAGTGAAAGCTGTTATGCCCGACGGGAAAGTAGTTACATCTAAGACCAGGATTCCGGAAGCGGTCTCCTTTACATTCGACGGCACCACGCCATTCATACCCGGTCCGCTTATCGGAAGAGATACTGTAAATATTTCTGTCGCGTGGAATAATTCACCCACAGAACTTGTAAAAATGGGTAAAGTGAAACTTGTCTATTTCTATAAAGAAACCGACGGATCCAAAACACGTTATGAAAAAGAAGTCCCTCTCGAAATTAATGTCTCCGGAAACGATACTTTAAAAAATTACTTTCTCAGCAATTTCAATAACGATATTAAATTCAGCAGGGCATTATTGAAAAAAACTCTCGAGGAGATCTCGATTGGCAACACTGCTAAAGGAAGGTATTCTATCGCTCCTCTGGAAGTTGAAGTCTTTGTTATGGATGAATACCTGACAAGATATTATTCTGCTGGACTTTTGTATGACTATGGATTTACAATTAGAAATCTCCCAACTCAGATTTCCAATATGTCCGGGGGATTAGGATTTTTAGGTTCATATTCATATTCTAAAATTACAATCAGGTTCGAGGATCAGTACCTGCTTAACAATTTCGGTTACCTTCGCGAAAAATAG
- a CDS encoding TonB-dependent receptor: protein MILKNKFIGLILIFFFFSSLISAQEKGILRGVVKDSTNLESLPFGNVLLKEINAGTSTNNRGYFVIPSVPADVRYTLVVSYIGYKSKILNVAVSPGKITELEILLAPSSVELQTVEKIEYLKPEENVPDLGKIVITSGRIESVPKGVESDLLRSLVSMPGVQSTGDVSAKFNVMGGESNQNQVLFDGIPLYYPYHAIGLFSVVDPDLVNNAEFFRGGFPSPNGRAISSVLKIGTRDGNKNHFGGKVSASLLSLKGMIEGPIPGGSFYLTVRRSTSNKILNKFLNSDVPVDFYDAAFKLNISDPGFFSGAKFTLQGLFSQDNLKYDEPDRPDYRWTNSLIGLKVFTVGSVPFFLDLNISFSAFKNEIISKEGEIKPKLNELYDFTISTDFLYVLDNKDEFGIGADIKSISSKMFLLNRFDFRADVGSEGLSSNAYINYKFLRFPDFGADIGIRANLKNLAAKGDFLEPRVNLSYKVTNAVTLKGSYGIFQQELITIYDEREVISLFDPVVIIPDYLEKSRAAHYILGISAALSDNINFDLEGYYRKIYTSSSLNENRTIASDPELIPSHGESYGSQLSFNFKNSRFEFNSGYTLSWAFKEVNGIKYRPRFDSRHNFNLSLSYTLPAEIIFSCVFSYHSGNPFTLQYGYYDQFSMNDFLRNGNLFDNVTHVQYYKEKNGGRLPDYHRLDLMLSKKFNLGFMKLSFDLSAVNLYNRKNIYYFEQNTGKRINMLPFMLTGTIKAEI, encoded by the coding sequence ATGATTCTGAAAAATAAATTTATCGGTTTAATTCTGATATTTTTTTTCTTTTCTTCACTCATTTCTGCTCAGGAGAAGGGAATATTACGGGGTGTTGTTAAGGATTCCACAAATCTGGAATCCCTTCCGTTCGGAAATGTATTGCTTAAGGAAATTAATGCGGGAACATCAACTAATAACAGAGGTTACTTCGTAATCCCTTCTGTACCTGCTGATGTGCGATATACACTTGTCGTATCGTATATAGGGTATAAATCGAAAATCCTTAATGTTGCTGTCTCTCCTGGAAAAATTACCGAACTGGAAATTCTGCTCGCTCCTTCTTCTGTTGAATTGCAGACCGTTGAAAAAATCGAGTACCTTAAACCGGAAGAGAATGTTCCGGACCTCGGCAAAATTGTAATAACCTCCGGTCGGATTGAATCTGTTCCGAAAGGAGTTGAAAGCGATCTTCTTCGGTCTCTTGTCTCAATGCCGGGTGTTCAGTCTACTGGCGACGTATCTGCAAAGTTTAATGTCATGGGCGGCGAGTCGAACCAGAACCAGGTTTTATTCGACGGCATTCCTCTCTATTATCCTTACCATGCAATCGGACTATTCAGTGTTGTTGATCCTGACCTCGTTAATAATGCCGAGTTTTTCAGAGGAGGGTTTCCTTCTCCTAACGGCCGTGCAATCTCGTCGGTTCTGAAAATCGGTACAAGGGACGGCAACAAAAATCATTTCGGCGGAAAAGTAAGTGCCAGTCTTCTTTCCCTTAAAGGGATGATTGAAGGACCGATACCGGGCGGATCGTTCTATTTAACCGTTAGACGAAGTACATCAAATAAAATTCTGAATAAGTTTCTCAATTCTGATGTACCGGTCGATTTCTACGATGCGGCATTCAAACTGAATATTTCCGATCCCGGATTTTTCTCGGGCGCTAAATTTACTCTGCAGGGATTATTCAGTCAGGATAATCTTAAATACGATGAACCGGACCGGCCGGATTATAGATGGACTAACAGCCTGATCGGATTGAAAGTGTTCACTGTCGGATCGGTTCCTTTCTTCCTTGATCTCAATATTTCTTTCAGTGCTTTTAAAAACGAAATTATATCGAAGGAAGGTGAAATAAAACCGAAACTGAATGAGCTGTACGACTTTACTATCTCGACGGATTTTCTGTATGTCCTGGATAATAAAGATGAATTCGGAATAGGTGCAGATATAAAATCGATCAGCTCAAAAATGTTTCTGCTAAACCGATTCGATTTTCGTGCCGATGTCGGTTCGGAGGGATTAAGTTCCAACGCGTATATCAATTATAAATTTTTACGATTTCCGGATTTTGGTGCTGATATCGGAATCAGAGCTAATCTGAAAAATCTGGCTGCTAAAGGGGATTTCCTGGAACCGAGAGTTAATTTATCCTATAAAGTAACAAATGCGGTTACTCTAAAAGGATCCTACGGAATTTTTCAGCAGGAACTGATAACGATCTACGACGAAAGGGAGGTTATTTCCCTCTTCGACCCGGTAGTAATTATTCCCGATTACCTGGAGAAATCCAGGGCAGCTCATTACATCCTTGGTATTTCAGCAGCCCTTTCTGATAATATAAATTTTGATCTGGAGGGATATTACCGAAAAATTTATACTTCGTCCTCTTTGAATGAAAACAGAACAATTGCTTCCGATCCGGAGTTAATCCCTTCACACGGGGAATCCTACGGCTCTCAATTATCATTCAATTTTAAAAACAGCCGATTCGAATTTAATTCCGGCTACACTCTTAGCTGGGCATTTAAGGAAGTGAACGGTATTAAATATAGACCAAGATTCGATTCACGTCATAATTTTAATCTCTCACTCTCCTACACTTTACCGGCTGAAATTATTTTTTCCTGTGTCTTCAGCTATCATTCGGGAAATCCTTTTACTCTGCAGTACGGGTATTATGATCAGTTCAGTATGAACGACTTTCTGAGAAATGGGAATTTGTTTGACAACGTTACTCATGTTCAATACTATAAGGAAAAGAACGGCGGAAGATTGCCTGACTATCACCGGCTCGACCTGATGCTCTCTAAAAAATTCAACCTTGGATTCATGAAATTAAGTTTCGATTTAAGCGCAGTTAATCTCTACAACAGAAAAAATATTTATTACTTTGAACAGAACACCGGTAAGCGAATAAATATGCTTCCGTTTATGCTTACCGGCACAATTAAAGCTGAAATATGA
- a CDS encoding GDSL-type esterase/lipase family protein: MRIKSPVALSNKQKKFIEKRRTKLSAEKLAETLNADLNEVKKYIEDNPAQKTPFYFYLIMIFIPVIFFVLLESGLRLFNYGYDLSMWVEAAPGKYMLNWDVARRYFYTVNTNPTSINDIFDIEKKETSFRVFVLGESSAAGYPYMPMGSFSRYIRKRLEQNYPGRNIEVVNIGLTAINSYTLKDFVPDVLDQKPDLVLIYTGHNEYYGALGVGSQESVSNSPFLINLLLYLNEFKTTQLIRDFLKWFLESITVENSDPATGTLMSRMAAEKEIEFNSEKFRAGLNQFELNMSDIIRMLKEENVPLIISTLASNLKDQPPFISINSGNNPPADKIFSEARQEYESGNYTLADSLFRLAKDLDGLRFRAPEGINHIIKNLGKEFSVPVVDADSLFNSLSINSIAGDNLMTDHLHPNLEGYKQIGKLFYEEMRRSDFLPKDIKEKYPYEIQHEMASGKFVFSTFDSTVADYRIRVLKNDWPFNDPKMKKDYWTICRPKNFIDTMAVNFILGNKTWDQAVEQIADISLGRDDIDGFTEHMRVLIYQYPIVIEFYDKLENITLGYLKSRDYAKAEKILNLEYELKPNAFSTKWLGQIALNSGKLEEAIKLLEESISYSGNDEQALYNLAGAYALAKNYQQSYELLTSILSRNPNHLGAQNLANQLKPMVQQN; encoded by the coding sequence TTGAGGATTAAAAGCCCGGTGGCCTTATCAAACAAGCAGAAAAAATTTATTGAAAAGCGGCGTACCAAACTCAGCGCGGAAAAACTGGCTGAAACTCTGAATGCGGATTTGAATGAAGTAAAGAAATACATTGAAGATAATCCCGCTCAGAAGACTCCTTTTTATTTCTATCTGATTATGATCTTCATTCCGGTAATATTTTTTGTTCTGCTCGAATCAGGATTGAGATTATTTAATTACGGATATGATCTTTCGATGTGGGTGGAGGCGGCACCGGGGAAATATATGCTGAACTGGGATGTTGCCCGAAGGTACTTTTACACCGTTAACACAAATCCCACATCAATAAACGATATATTCGATATTGAGAAGAAGGAGACTTCGTTCAGGGTTTTTGTACTTGGGGAAAGTTCTGCCGCCGGATATCCCTACATGCCGATGGGTTCTTTCTCGAGATATATACGCAAAAGGCTGGAACAGAATTATCCGGGTAGGAACATTGAAGTTGTCAATATCGGCCTTACAGCAATAAACTCATATACACTTAAAGATTTTGTACCGGACGTGCTCGATCAAAAACCGGATCTGGTACTTATTTATACGGGCCACAACGAATATTACGGAGCGCTTGGAGTCGGTTCTCAGGAATCGGTTTCCAATTCCCCGTTTCTTATAAACCTTCTATTATATCTGAACGAGTTTAAAACTACACAGCTTATCAGGGATTTTCTAAAATGGTTTCTGGAATCAATAACGGTTGAGAATTCGGATCCGGCAACCGGAACGCTGATGTCCCGAATGGCGGCAGAGAAAGAGATTGAATTCAATTCGGAAAAATTCCGGGCAGGTCTGAATCAGTTTGAATTGAATATGTCGGATATTATCAGGATGCTAAAAGAAGAAAATGTACCCCTCATAATATCGACGCTGGCAAGCAACTTAAAAGACCAACCTCCTTTTATTTCTATAAACAGCGGGAATAATCCCCCCGCAGACAAAATTTTTTCAGAGGCAAGGCAGGAATACGAATCGGGTAATTATACTTTAGCCGACTCACTTTTCAGGTTAGCCAAGGATCTGGACGGATTAAGATTCAGAGCCCCGGAAGGAATAAACCATATTATTAAGAATCTGGGGAAGGAATTTTCCGTACCGGTTGTTGACGCGGATTCGTTGTTTAATTCATTGAGCATTAACAGTATTGCCGGTGATAATCTGATGACAGATCATCTCCATCCGAACCTGGAGGGATATAAACAAATCGGGAAACTATTTTACGAAGAGATGAGGAGATCGGACTTTCTTCCGAAAGATATCAAAGAAAAATATCCTTATGAAATTCAGCATGAGATGGCTTCGGGGAAATTTGTTTTTTCCACATTTGATTCTACAGTTGCAGATTATAGAATACGGGTATTAAAAAACGACTGGCCGTTCAACGATCCGAAAATGAAGAAGGATTACTGGACTATTTGCAGGCCGAAGAATTTTATTGATACAATGGCCGTTAACTTCATCCTCGGCAATAAAACCTGGGATCAGGCTGTAGAGCAAATTGCAGATATAAGCCTGGGAAGGGACGATATAGATGGATTCACAGAACATATGAGAGTATTGATTTACCAATATCCGATTGTAATAGAGTTCTACGATAAACTGGAGAATATAACGCTCGGATATTTAAAGAGCAGGGATTATGCTAAAGCAGAAAAGATATTAAATCTGGAGTATGAATTAAAACCAAACGCATTCAGTACAAAATGGCTCGGACAGATTGCGCTGAATTCGGGCAAATTGGAAGAGGCCATTAAACTTCTGGAAGAATCGATATCATATTCAGGCAATGATGAACAGGCATTGTATAACCTGGCTGGCGCATATGCCCTGGCTAAAAATTATCAACAATCCTATGAACTTCTCACAAGTATTCTGTCAAGAAATCCAAATCATTTAGGCGCTCAGAATCTGGCAAATCAATTAAAACCGATGGTTCAACAAAATTGA